The following coding sequences are from one Camarhynchus parvulus chromosome 1, STF_HiC, whole genome shotgun sequence window:
- the ARHGEF17 gene encoding rho guanine nucleotide exchange factor 17 isoform X2, with the protein MAEGGSGRGVAAARCLLPASSPPSSSSSSSSFFFPGRKVSAPIAEQQPGRAFGSLAPSIRQLSLRFTEPEPTGPVHAGAQPPSPAPPPPPPPPPSPPGPGLNAEPPRWPSVPAMRKLFGESCRQPTAATGNGMGNGSGSGSARGAPPPPPPRSRVPHPALRSPRGAPPEPGPHSWHNSTRPQPPSSSPSPRSNGDDEAAAARSPRASSGSEGEGQSAALRPRAARKKKKEGAEDGDAEAEGCARVVPRHPLPMVARVSKVNILPFGSPGGSRSSSRYSSTETLKEEEQFGVCWPGQGRTLQAGYGIYRSPSFGASDGLAWGQPGVRVRPKLPQSVAKAKPDYGSESLHQPGLEGERAKHRKSLSNPDIATETLTLLSFLKSDLSELKVKKKGVRIGLDVGSEGCSSSASPSPGGCGAAHPQNRWAPGERPTLKDLTATLRRAKSFTCSEKSGTRRLFLQSTMKQSSSELLLASTDSQDRVAPGGGQQGDEDPLPVVIQDQYIQEARQVFEKISRMGSQQDYGFAAEQKDSGGVEGAEVMAPTTGTTDATLRGQVESTPCLKDVELEENLTHSKSVEELSGHESSVTDEGIVTEPEPMGMPFQGLQEAVDAWMLPSAGPAAGGSETPLPAHPVAVVEDLPAGKAETPSTPGSLRRRRKFPSAGTNGMEGCSEGGTEPYRSLSDPMPHRRRSVAEEAKNFSVDSNLLGSLSAKAGIPQPAAIAGSAGSAGSDLSLGSDGPRDYSSLIRTIVSQPGAMAKLGDDKANGKTIKKKSLSDPSRRSELVPGAFEGPGEAISELEASIPPSSSEPILSAQPAAPGAGRGYGFDPKLAEVLSPRVARRSSKKRSNRAAHQENQPPPAPAVLAKSRPATKHVRHTSEPATFVPIAVPEPLVPSGHHGHLPAPAAGRSPGKSLPTLQPPSLEDVTKRYMLALNSGDTSPAPGDAPRSPPAAPPPRLPRCSRLPDEQGPRTKPQVDMRKHVIMTLLDTEQSYVESLRTLMQGYMKPLKQPENSLLCDPSLVDEIFDQIPELLEHHEQFLEQIHDCVQNWHEKQKVGDLLVQSFSKDVLVNIYSAYIDNFLNAKDAVRIAKEARPAFMKFLEQSMRENKEKQALSDLMIKPVQRIPRYELLVKDLLKHTPEDHPDHPFLIDAQRNIKQVAERINKGMKSAEEVERNARIVQEIESHIEGMEDLQAPLRRFLRQEMVVEVKAVGGKKDRSFFLFSDLLVCTTLKRKSGSLRRSSMSLYTAASVIDTASKYKLLWKLPLEDVDIVKGASQATNRESIQKSISRLDEDLNTLGQVSKLSETLSFPHQGLDDVIKDLMAAIHRELSEKQSLSFSMAFPPNKVELSTTKADGTESFVFEFPNPDARLGFEQAFEDAKKKLASSKNCLDPEFLKAIPIMKTRSGMQFSCASPSHGSPESSHEVWVCNSDGYVGQVCLLSIRKEPTVEACIAVCSARILCIASVPVPGLKRAYRERAEPLGSPSAELGPAPQPPEDAGPQPCLHISISGSSLELSEPVDGSNRELVPFDSDDTDDESSPSPSGTLQSQASHSTISSSFGNEEIPSCKEAAVETTSSEEEQEPGFMPIPGTYGQSRRGESPTDGRALRRSSRGSFTRGSLEDLLSLDPEAHQSSMWLGTEDGCIHVYQSSDNIRNRKNSMKMQHAAAVMCILYLDNQVFVSLANGELVVYQREAGRFWDPQNSKSLSLGSPGSPITKMVAVAGKLWCGCQNRVIVLNTTTLAQEHTLQVGQDGGRSVTCMVSAGSGVWVALQGSAQVRLYHATTYEQLAEADITPPVHKMLAGSDAIIRQHKAACLRITALLACKELLWIGTSAGVVLTLAVPPKAAPTLVGLSQGHTGHVRFLTAIELPDGFDVLFPLPRDTGAEKASEAEKRDPARPRAPALALSKPKMLVISGGDGYEDFRLTSSSETVGRDDSTNHLLLWRA; encoded by the exons GGCCGGGGGGTAGCGGCGGCTCGGTGCCTCCTGCCCGCCTCCTCCccgccttcctcctcctcctcctcctcctccttcttcttcccgGGTAGGAAAGTTTCAGCGCCGATCGCGGAGCAACAACCGGGCCGGGCTTTTGGCAGCCTGGCCCCGTCGATACGGCAGCTTTCGCTTCGTTTCACCGAGCCGGAGCCGACGGGCCCGGTTCATGCCGGGGCTCAGCCGCCGTCCCCGGCTCcaccgccgcccccgccgccgccgccgtcgCCGCCGGGCCCGGGGTTAAACGCGGAGCCGCCGCGCTGGCCCAGCGTCCCGGCGATGCGGAAACTCTTCGGGGAAAGCTGCCGGCAGCCCACGGCGGCCAccgggaatgggatggggaacgggagcgggagcgggagcgcCCGCGGAGCTcccccgccgcctccgcccCGCAGCCGCGTCCCGCACCCGGCGCTCCGCTCTCCCCGCGGAGCTCCGCCGGAGCCCGGCCCGCATTCCTGGCATAACTCGACTCGACCGCAaccaccctcctcctccccatcacCCCGCTCCAACGGGGACGATGAAGCCGCGGCGGCCCGTTCTCCCCGCGCTTCATCGGGCAGCGAAGGCGAGGGGCAGAGCGCTGCCCTCCGGCCCCGCGCCGCAcggaagaagaagaaggagggcGCGGAGGATGGCGATGCCGAGGCCGAAGGCTGCGCTAGGGTGGTCCCCCGCCACCCGCTGCCCATGGTGGCCCGCGTGTCCAAGGTGAACATCCTGCCCTTCGGCAGCCCCGGCGGGTCACGCAGCAGCAGTCGCTATTCCAGCACGGAGACGctgaaggaagaggagcagTTTGGAGTCTGCTGGCCCGGCCAAGGACGGACTCTCCAGGCTGGTTACGGTATCTATCGATCGCCCAGTTTCGGGGCCAGCGATGgcctggcctggggacagccggGGGTCCGTGTCCGCCCCAAGCTGCCCCAGAGCGTGGCCAAGGCAAAACCGGACTATGGGAGTGAGAGCCTgcaccagccagggctggaaggggAGCGGGCCAAGCACCGCAAGTCCTTGTCCAACCCCGACATCGCCACCGAGACCCTGACTCTGCTCAGCTTCCTCAAATCGGACCTCTCGGAGctgaaggtgaagaagaaaggGGTGAGGATCGGCCTTGACGTGGGCTCTGAGGGATGCTCTAGCAgtgccagcccttccccaggcGGCTGCGGTGCTGCTCATCCCCAAAACCGCTGGGCGCCGGGCGAGCGGCCAACGCTCAAGGACCTGACAGCCACTTTACGTCGCGCCAAGTCCTTCACCTGCTCCGAAAAATCCGGGACACGGCGGCTTTTCCTGCAGAGCACCATGAAGCAGAGCTCCTCCGAGCTCCTTCTGGCCTCTACGGACAGCCAGGACCGGGTGGCTCCAggtgggggacagcagggggacgAGGATCCTCTCCCCGTGGTCATCCAGGACCAGTACATCCAGGAGGCGAGGCAGGTGTTTGAGAAGATCAGCAGGATGGGTTCCCAGCAGGACTACGGCTTTGCTGCCGAGCAGAAGGACAGCGGAGGTGTGGAGGGCGCTGAGGTGATGGCACCGACGACGGGGACGACGGACGCGACCCTTCGGGGACAGGTGGAGAGCACGCCGTGTTTGAAGGAcgtggagctggaggagaaccTCACTCACAGTAAATCCGTGGAGGAGCTGTCGGGTCACGAGTCGAGCGTGACGGACGAGGGCATCGTCACGGAGCCAGAGCCCATGGGGATGCCCTTCCAAGgcctgcaggaggctgtggaCGCCTGGATGCTGCCCAGTGCCGGGCCGGCAGCGGGCGGCTCCGAAACGCCGCTGCCCGCTCACCCTGTGGCGGTAGTCGAAGACCTTCCAGCTGGCAAAGCCGAGACGCCCAGCACCCCTGGCAGCCTGCGGCGCCGACGTAAGTTCCCGTCAGCGGGCACCAATGGGATGGAGGGCTGCAGCGAGGGTGGCACCGAGCCCTACCGCTCCCTCAGTGACCCCATGCCTCACCGGAGACGCTCGGTGGCGGAGGAGGCCAAGAATTTCTCCGTGGACAGCAACCTGCTGGGCTCGCTGAGCGCCAAGGCGGGCATCCCCCAGCCCGCGGCCATCGCGGGCAGCGCGGGCAGTGCGGGCAGCGACCTGTCCCTGGGCAGTGATGGGCCCCGCGACTACAGCAGCCTCATCCGCACCATCGTCAGCCAGCCCGGCGCCATGGCCAAGCTGGGCGACGACAAGGCCAACGGCAAGACCATCAAGAAGAAGTCGCTGAGCGACCCCAGCCGCCGCAGCGAGCTGGTGCCTGGCGCCTTTGAGGGTCCCGGTGAGGCCATCAGCGAGCTGGAGGCCAGCATTCCCCCGTCCAGCAGCGAGCCCATCCTCTCTGCCCAGCCCGCGGCACCGGGCGCCGGCCGCGGCTACGGCTTTGACCCCAAGCTGGCCGAGGTGCTGTCCCCTCGCGTCGCCCGCCGCAGCTCCAAGAAGCGCTCCAACCGCGCGGCTCACCAGGAGAACCAGCCGCCCCCCGCACCCGCCGTCCTCGCCAAGAGCCGCCCGGCCACCAAGCACGTGCGGCACACCAGCGAGCCCGCCACCTTCGTCCCCATCGCCGTCCCCGAGCCGCTCGTCCCCTCCGGCCACCACGGCCACCTCCCTGCGCCGGCCGCCGGCCGCTCACCTGGGAAATCCTTGCCAACCCTCCAGCCTCCTTCGCTGGAGGATGTCACCAAGCGGTACATGCTGGCCCTCAACTCAGGTGACACGTCCCCCGCTCCTGGGGATGCTCCCCGCTCGCCACCCGCTGCCCCACCGCCCCGGCTGCCCCGGTGCTCGCGGCTGCCCGACGAACAGGGCCCCAGGACCAAGCCACAGGTG GACATGAGGAAACACGTCATCATGACCCTGCTGGACACCGAGCAGTCCTACGTGGAGTCCCTGCGCACCTTGATGCAG GGTTACATGAAGCCGCTGAAGCAGCCGGAGAACTCCCTGCTCTGCGACCCCTCGCTGGTGGACGAGATCTTCGACCAGATCCCCGAGCTGCTGGAGCACCACGAGCAGTTCCTGGAGCAGATCCACGACTGCGTGCAGAACTGGCACGAGAAGCAGAAAGTGGGCGACCTCCTGGTGCAGTCG TTCTCCAAGGATGTGCTGGTGAACATCTACTCTGCCTACATCGATAACTTCCTCAACGCCAAGGACGCCGTCAGGATCGCCAAGGAGGCCCGGCCGGCTTTCATGAAGTTCCTGGAG CAAAGCATGCGGGAGAACAAGGAGAAGCAGGCCCTGTCAGACCTGATGATCAAGCCTGTGCAGAGGATCCCGCGATACGAGCTGCTGGTGAAG GACCTGCTGAAGCACACGCCCGAGGACCACCCCGACCACCCGTTCCTCATCGACGCCCAGCGCAACATCAAGCAGGTGGCCGAGAGGATCAACAAGGGCATGAAGAGCGCCGAGGAGGTGGAGAGGAACGCCCGCATCGTGCAGGAGATCGAGTCCCACATCGAAGGGATGGAGGAC ctccaggctccGCTCCGCAGGTTCCTGCGCCAGGAGATGGTGGTGGAAGTG AAGGCGGTGGGTGGGAAGAAGGACcgctccttcttcctcttctcgGACCTGCTGGTGTGCACCACGCTGAAGCGCAAGTCGGGCTCGCTCCGCCGCAGCTCCATGAGCCT GTACACGGCGGCCAGCGTGATCGACACCGCCAGCAAGTACAAACTGCTCTGGAAGCTGCCCCTGGAGGATGTGGACATTGTCAAAG GTGCCTCACAGGCCACCAACAGGGAGAGCATCCAGAAGAGCATCAGCCGCCTGGATGAAGACCTCAACACGCTGGGGCAAGTCAGCAAGCTGTCAGAGACCCTCAGCTTCCCCCACCAG GGCCTGGATGACGTGATCAAGGACCTGATGGCCGCCATCCACCGGGAGCTGTCGGAGAAGCAGTCCCTGTCCTTCAGCATGGCCTTCCCCCCCAACAAGGTGGAGCTCAGCACCACCAAGGCTGACGGCACCGAGTCCTTCGTCTTCGAGTTCCCCAACCCTGACGCCCGGCTCGGCTTCGAGCAAGCCTTCGAGGACGCCAAGAAAAAGCTGG CCTCCAGCAAAAACTGCCTGGACCCAGAGTTCCTCAAAGCCATCCCCATCATGAAGACACGGAGTGGGATGCAG TTCTCCTGCGCCTCTCCCAGCCACGGCAGCCCAGAGAGCTCGCACGAGGTTTGGGTTTGCAACAGCGACGGCTACGTGGGGCAGGTTTGCCTGCTGAGCATCCGCAAGGAGCCCACGGTGGAGGCCTGCATCGCCGTCTGCTCCGCCAGGATCCTCTGCATCGCCTCCGTGCCCGTCCCGGGCCTCAAGCGCGCCTACAG GGAGCGGGCGGAGCCGCTGGGCAGCCCCTCGGCGGAGCTGGGCCCGGCGCCGCAGCCGCCCGAGGACGCGGGGCcgcagccctgcctgcacatCTCCATCTCGGGCTCCTCGCTGGAGCTCTCGGAGCCCGTGGACGGCAGCAACAGGGAGCTGGTGCCCTTTGACAGCGATGACACGGATGATGAGTCCTCGCCCAGTCCCTCTGGGACGCTGCAGAGCCAAGCCAGCCACTCCACCATCTCCTCCAGCTTCGGCA ATGAGGAGATCCCGAGCTGCAAGGAGGCAGCGGTGGAGACGACGAGCTcggaggaggagcaggagcctggcttCATGCCCATCCCCGGCACGTACGGGCAGAGCCGGCGCGGCGAGAGCCCCACGGACGGGCGGGCCCTGCGCCGCTCCAGCCGCGGCTCCTTCACCCGCGGCAGCCTCGAGGACCTGCTCAGCCTCGACCCCGAGGCCCATCAGAGCTCCATGTGGCTGGGCACCGAGGATGGCTG catccaCGTGTACCAGTCCTCGGACAATATCCGGAACAGGAAGAACAGCATGAAGATGCAGCACGCTGCCGCCGTCATGTGCATCCT GTACCTGGATAACCAGGTTTTTGTGTCACTGGCCAACGGGGAGCTCGTTGTGTACCAGAGGGAAGCAG GCCGcttctgggacccccaaaactccaagTCCCTGTCGCTGGGCTCCCCGGGGAGCCCCATCACCAAGATGGTGGCGGTGGCAGGGAAGCTGTGGTGCGGCTGCCAAAACCGAGTCATCGTCCTCAACACCACCACGCTGGCACAGGAG CACACACTGCAGGTGGGGCAGGACGGCGGGCGCAGCGTCACCTGCATGGTGAGCGCGGGCAGCGGCGTGTGggtggccctgcagggcagcgCCCAGGTCAGGCTGTACCACGCCACCACCTAcgagcagctggcagaggcagaCATCACCCCCCCGGTGCACAAGATGCTCGCAG GCTCGGATGCCATCATCCGGCAGCACAAGGCCGCCTGCCTGCGGATCACGGCCCTGCTGgcctgcaaggagctgctgtggatCGGCACCAGCGCCGGCGTGGTGCTCACCCTGGCCGTGCCCCCCAAGGCGGCCCCCACGCTggtggggctgtcccagggccaCACGGGCCACGTGCGCTTCCTGACAGCCATCGAGCTGCCCGACGGCTTCGACGTGCTCTTCCCGCTGCCCCGGGACACGG GGGCCGAGAAGGCGAGCGAGGCGGAGAAACGAGacccggcgcggccccgcgcccccgccctGGCCCTGTCCAAGCCCAAGATGCTGGTGATCAGCGGCGGCGACGGCTACGAGGATTTCCGGCTGACCAGCAGCAGCGAGACCGTGGGCAGGGACGACAGCACCAACCACCTGCTCCTCTGGAGAGCGTGA